One region of Oncorhynchus mykiss isolate Arlee chromosome 8, USDA_OmykA_1.1, whole genome shotgun sequence genomic DNA includes:
- the ocel1 gene encoding occludin/ELL domain-containing protein 1 — protein MKSWKKIFKRGDPESVDGNSSLQKNSLNNAPLELTPQRALDDDLSDDANSTAHSSSTPPYVQGVGGGGDEGTLKDRLRTLLPQSWGSILQKWSNGDADSDLGSAGIKIVPNGTRVSPPVSPILERRYWDTQDSLGTSSKSSHRPLLRDVPIDNDLLHYLPEESELTSIHPAEYYAEKVEVYKLKYSYMKSWPGLLRLLAGFELLFGGMVLACVCAYIHKDSEWSNSYGLYNGAYNNGYGTSGKSYKGPMTLFVIAVVGVAWIVTILLLVIGLTMYYRTILLDSPWWPLTEGVINVALFLLYMAAGIVYLNDLNRGGLCYMTIGINPITSSLCRVDGGQMAGTAFIFINMLMYLISFLVCLKMWRHEATRREMEFFENQENLRPIPLAQTKSPNPQTKRIVFEDEMDSSMRATKLLHVTDFQQEEPGSRNRAIPTGYAQKPRVIADYVMKYPEISSLEDREKYKAVFNDQYQEYKDLHKDISETLVKFRELDAMMSKLLKDGNSHEEQKRIQRILKKYEQKKSDPAFLEKKERCDYLKAKLSHIKNRIRNFDQDTMAKGRT, from the exons ATGAAAAGCTGGAAGAAGATATTCAAGAGAGGAGACCCGGAGAGTGTGGATGGGAACTCCTCTTTGCAGAAAAACTCCTTGAACAACGCCCCGCTAGAGCTAACACCTCAGAGGGCCTTAGATGACGACCTTTCAGATGACGCAAACTCCACTGCCCACTCATCCAGCACTCCCCCATATGTACAAGGAGTGGGGGGTGGTGGGGACGAGGGGACCCTTAAGGACAGGTTGAGAACTCTCCTCCCCCAATCATGGGGCAGTATTCTCCAGAAATGGAGCAATGGGGATGCTGACTCTGACCTGGGCTCCGCAGGGATCAAGATTGTGCCCAATGGGACCAGGGTGAGTCCACCTGTCAGTCCTATACTGGAGAGGAGGTACTGGGACACTCAGGACTCACTGGGGACCTCCAGCAAGAGTTCCCATAGGCCCTTGTTGAGGGACGTTCCTATAGACAATGACCTACTCCATTATCTTCCAGAGGAATCAGAGCTGACCAGTATCCATCCAGCTGAGTACTATGCTGAGAAGGTGGAGGTCTACAAGCTGAAGTACTCCTATATGAAATCATGGCCTGGGTTACTGAGACTCCTGGCTGGGTTTGAACTTCTCTTTGGCGGTATGGTCCTTGCCTGTGTCTGTGCCTACATCCACAAGGACAGTGAGTGGTCGAACTCCTATGGACTGTACAATGGTGCGTATAACAATGGATATGGCACATCGGGGAAGTCCTATAAGGGACCTATGACTCTATTCGTGATAGCGGTGGTTGGGGTGGCGTGGATTGTAACCATCCTCCTACTGGTAATAGGGCTGACTATGTACTACCGTACCATCCTCCTGGACTCACCCTGGTGGCCTCTCACTGAAGGCGTCATCAACGTcgccctgttcctcctctacATGGCTGCTGGTATCGTGTACCTGAATGACCTCAACCGTGGGGGTTTGTGTTACATGACTATAGGTATTAACCCCATAACGTCCAGCCTGTGTCGGGTGGACGGGGGCCAGATGGCTGGCACGGCTTTCATCTTCATCAACATGCTGATGTACCTCATCAGCTTCCTGGTGTGTCTGAAGATGTGGAGGCACGAGGCCACCCGCAGGGAGATGGAGTTCTTTGAGAACCAG GAGAATCTGAGGCCCATCCCTTTGGCCCAGACCAAATCTCCCAATCCGCAGACCAAGAGGATTGTGTTTGAGGATGAGATGGACAGCTCAATGAGGGCAACCAAACTCCTCCACGTCACAGACTTTCAGCAAGAGGAGCCAGGCAGCCGGAACAGAGCCATCCCCACAGGGTACGCCCAGAAGCCCAGAGTCATCGCCGATTATGTAAT GAAGTATCCAGAAATCTCCTCTTTGGAGGATAGGGAGAAATACAAAGCTGTCTTCAACGACCAGTATCAGGAGTACAAGGACCTTCACAAAGACATCAGTGAGACCCTCGTGAAGTTCAGAGAGCTGGATGCCATGATGAGTAAACTCCTCAAAGATGGCAACAGTCATGAG GAACAGAAGAGAATCCAACGGATTTTGAAGAAGTACGAGCAAAAAAAGAGT GACCCTGCCTTCCTGGAGAAGAAGGAACGATGTGACTATCTGAAAGCTAAATTAAGCCACATCAAGAACAGGATCCGCAATTTCGACCAAGACACCATGGCAAAGGGTCGGACGTGA